Proteins from a genomic interval of Lolium perenne isolate Kyuss_39 chromosome 1, Kyuss_2.0, whole genome shotgun sequence:
- the LOC127335545 gene encoding uncharacterized protein, with protein sequence MPDLERTGRTLRLRWPWLRWTYPQRPWVGSKLPYDDIDMDLFRAATKITIGNGELTSFWFDSWSERGPLRVWAPDLFKVATRKSRSVAKEFLDDNWIRSIAGLSTLVQLAQFLDIWNLVASTHLNPDTPDTIAWTTSSQGIYSAGSAYHLQFLGSLSKFDAAKIWLAHAEPKCMIFAWLAFHAKLLTADRLAIRW encoded by the coding sequence ATGCCGGACCTCGAACGTACGGGCCGCACCCTGAGGCTGCGTTGGCCCTGGCTTCGGTGGACTTACCCTCAACGACCCTGGGTGGGCTCCAAGCTACCCTATGACGACATTGACATGGACCTCTTCAGGGCGGCAACGAAGATCACCATCGGAAATGGGGAGCTTACTTCCTTCTGGTTCGACTCATGGTCTGAACGTGGGCCTCTCCGCGTGTGGGCTCCTGATCTTTTTAAGGTGGCCACCAGAAAATCGAGATCCGTCGCCAAAGAATTCCTCGACGACAACTGGATCCGCTCCATTGCTGGCCTCAGCACGCTGGTACAACTGGCGCAATTCCTGGATATCTGGAATCTCGTGGCATCCACCCACCTAAACCCGGATACGCCTGACACCATTGCTTGGACTACGAGCTCGCAGGGGATTTACTCAGCGGGTTCCGCATACCACCTTCAGTTCCTGGGCAGTTTATCCAAGTTCGACGCCGCCAAGATTTGGCTTGCACACGCTGAACCAAAATGCATGATCTTTGCATGGCTCGCCTTCCATGCTAAGCTTCTCACCGCTGACAGGCTCGCCATTCGGTGGTGA